A region of Paenibacillus thiaminolyticus DNA encodes the following proteins:
- a CDS encoding DMT family transporter, with translation MAWFYLILSGLEEIISVVAMKYAYGFKKKTPLVIITLGLVASIYLLTHAMSVIPAGVAYAVWAGVGAVGITLVSLFWFKEHYTRKQFFFLALIVVGIIGLRLTT, from the coding sequence ATGGCCTGGTTTTATTTAATCTTGTCCGGTCTGGAGGAGATCATTTCGGTCGTCGCCATGAAGTATGCTTATGGCTTCAAGAAGAAGACGCCGCTTGTCATTATCACGCTCGGGCTCGTCGCCTCCATTTATTTGCTGACCCACGCGATGAGCGTCATCCCTGCCGGGGTCGCGTATGCGGTCTGGGCCGGTGTCGGTGCCGTCGGGATTACGCTCGTCAGCTTGTTCTGGTTCAAGGAGCACTATACCCGGAAGCAATTCTTTTTCCTGGCGTTGATCGTCGTCGGTATTATCGGACTCCGCCTGACAACCTGA
- a CDS encoding DMT family transporter, translated as MAWLLVLVAALMEIVWASGLKYASTTWEWIGVIILITVSYLLLIQSYRRLNVAIAYTVFVGIGTIGTYVASIYLGEAFNGLQITFLLVLLTGIIGMKLSTPNREECGNREGSES; from the coding sequence ATGGCTTGGCTGCTTGTGCTTGTCGCCGCCTTAATGGAGATTGTGTGGGCTTCCGGCCTGAAGTACGCATCAACGACATGGGAATGGATCGGCGTTATCATACTCATTACAGTCAGCTACCTATTGCTTATCCAATCCTATCGGAGGCTGAACGTCGCTATCGCATATACCGTGTTCGTCGGCATCGGCACGATCGGCACCTATGTGGCCAGCATCTATCTGGGTGAAGCGTTCAACGGGTTGCAAATAACGTTCCTGCTCGTGCTGCTGACCGGCATTATCGGCATGAAGCTGTCGACCCCGAACCGCGAGGAGTGCGGGAACCGTGAAGGGAGTGAGTCCTAA
- a CDS encoding sugar-binding transcriptional regulator yields the protein MRDWLQLQKRLLPELIELLKKRYTILHQIMLSDCIGRRTLATSLQMTERVLRAETDLLKAQGLIEIDSMGMRISEEGRQLVRQLEPLMGELLGMRHLEESIRQAFGLTQVIVVPGDSDVSPAVKDELGTAVCSALSSVMGKEDVVAVTGGSTLAAVADQLTSATPWKGNWFVPARGGLGESLEYQANTIASTMAKRVGAQYRLLHVPDQLSEEAYQSLKQEPNIQEILRVIRQARIVVHGIGDAQVMAARRKVDEATREELKRKRAVAEALGYYFDRDGRVVHTMLSLGLRLEDITRTEVVIAVAGGKSKGEAIAAVLRHGHEDILVIDEAAAVEVLKHSGLDVPTGRLEQ from the coding sequence ATGCGTGATTGGTTACAATTACAGAAGCGACTGCTGCCCGAACTCATCGAACTGTTGAAGAAGCGTTACACCATCCTGCATCAGATCATGTTGTCCGACTGTATTGGCAGGAGGACGCTCGCGACGTCATTGCAGATGACCGAGCGCGTGCTGCGGGCGGAGACGGACCTGCTGAAGGCGCAGGGCCTGATCGAGATCGACAGCATGGGCATGCGCATCAGCGAGGAAGGCAGGCAGCTTGTCCGCCAGTTGGAGCCCTTGATGGGCGAACTGCTCGGCATGCGCCATCTGGAGGAGAGCATCCGTCAGGCCTTCGGACTGACTCAGGTCATCGTCGTGCCTGGCGATTCGGATGTGTCGCCTGCCGTGAAGGATGAATTGGGCACGGCAGTATGCAGCGCTCTCAGCAGCGTCATGGGCAAGGAAGATGTTGTCGCGGTGACCGGCGGCTCCACATTGGCTGCGGTGGCAGATCAATTGACGAGCGCCACACCATGGAAGGGCAACTGGTTCGTACCGGCCCGAGGGGGATTGGGAGAGAGTCTGGAATACCAGGCGAATACGATTGCCTCGACGATGGCTAAGCGCGTAGGAGCTCAATACCGACTGCTTCATGTACCCGATCAATTGAGCGAAGAAGCGTACCAATCGTTGAAGCAAGAGCCCAATATTCAGGAGATTCTGCGGGTTATCCGGCAAGCGCGCATCGTCGTGCACGGCATCGGAGACGCCCAAGTGATGGCTGCGCGCCGGAAGGTAGACGAAGCCACACGGGAAGAATTGAAGCGCAAGAGAGCTGTCGCCGAAGCGCTAGGGTATTACTTCGACCGGGATGGCCGCGTCGTACATACGATGTTGTCTCTGGGCTTGCGCCTGGAGGACATTACGCGTACCGAAGTGGTAATCGCCGTCGCAGGCGGGAAGAGCAAGGGCGAAGCCATTGCAGCCGTGCTGCGCCACGGGCATGAAGACATTCTGGTCATTGATGAAGCGGCAGCGGTTGAAGTATTGAAGCATAGTGGTCTCGATGTGCCTACGGGCCGTCTTGAGCAATAA
- the gap gene encoding type I glyceraldehyde-3-phosphate dehydrogenase encodes MMVKVGINGFGRIGRNVFRAALGNPEVEIVAINDLTDVKTLAHLLKYDTTHGKLDATVEAKEGALIVNGKEVKVFAERNPENLPWGANGVEIVVESTGIFTAKDKAEMHLKGGAKKVIISAPATNEDITIVMGVNEDKYDAANHTIISNASCTTNCLAPFAKVLNDKFGIVKGMMTTVHSYTNDQNVLDLPHKDMRRARAAAENIIPSTTGAAKAVSLVLPELKGKLNGMAMRVPTPNVSVTDLVVELSKNVTVEEVNGALKEAANGPLKGIMNYSEEPLVSSDYNSDPASSTIDALSTMVVGDNMVKVVSWYDNEWGYSNRVVDLVAFIAKKGL; translated from the coding sequence ATCATGGTGAAAGTGGGTATTAACGGCTTTGGTCGAATTGGTCGTAACGTGTTCCGTGCAGCTCTGGGCAATCCGGAAGTCGAAATTGTCGCAATCAACGATCTGACAGACGTCAAAACTCTGGCTCATCTGTTGAAATATGACACGACTCACGGCAAACTGGACGCTACGGTAGAAGCCAAAGAAGGCGCGCTCATCGTTAACGGCAAAGAAGTGAAAGTCTTCGCTGAGCGCAACCCTGAGAACCTGCCATGGGGCGCTAACGGCGTTGAAATCGTTGTTGAATCGACAGGTATCTTCACAGCGAAAGACAAAGCTGAAATGCACTTGAAAGGCGGCGCGAAGAAAGTTATCATCTCCGCACCTGCTACGAACGAAGATATCACGATCGTTATGGGCGTTAACGAAGATAAATACGATGCTGCTAACCACACCATCATTTCGAACGCTTCCTGCACAACGAACTGCTTGGCTCCATTCGCGAAAGTGTTGAACGACAAGTTCGGCATCGTGAAAGGCATGATGACGACCGTTCACTCTTACACCAATGACCAAAACGTTCTTGACCTGCCGCACAAAGACATGCGTCGTGCTCGCGCAGCTGCTGAGAACATCATTCCTTCCACTACAGGCGCTGCAAAAGCGGTTAGCTTGGTATTGCCTGAGCTGAAAGGCAAATTGAACGGTATGGCTATGCGTGTTCCTACGCCTAACGTATCCGTAACGGACCTGGTCGTTGAACTGTCCAAAAACGTAACGGTTGAAGAAGTAAACGGTGCCCTCAAAGAAGCGGCTAACGGCCCGCTGAAAGGCATCATGAACTATTCCGAAGAGCCGCTCGTATCCAGCGACTACAACAGCGACCCAGCTTCCTCCACAATCGACGCGCTGTCGACGATGGTTGTAGGCGACAATATGGTAAAAGTCGTATCTTGGTATGACAACGAGTGGGGCTACTCCAACCGCGTTGTTGACTTGGTAGCTTTTATCGCTAAAAAAGGCCTGTAA
- a CDS encoding phosphoglycerate kinase — protein MNKKSVRDIDVKGKRVFVRVDFNVPLEDGKITDDTRIRETLPTIQYLAEQGAKIILASHLGRPKGEVVESMRLTPAANRLSELLGKPVKKLDESIGEQVQAEINRMNDGDIVVLENVRFHKGEEKNDPELAKAFAALADVYVNDAFGAAHRAHASTEGIAHHLPAVSGLLMEKELSVLGKALSNPERPFTSIIGGSKVKDKIDVINKMLEISDNVIIGGGLAYTFFKAQGYEIGQSLCDNEKLDVALGFIEKAKQLGKNFYLPVDIVVSDDFSADANTKIVAIDEIPADWEGIDIGPKTREIYADVIKNSKLIVWNGPMGVFEIEPFSHGTRAVAQACAETEGYTVIGGGDSAAAVEKFHLKDKMDHISTGGGASLEFMEGKQLPGVVALNDK, from the coding sequence ATGAACAAGAAAAGCGTGCGTGACATCGACGTAAAAGGCAAGCGCGTATTTGTGCGGGTAGACTTCAACGTGCCGTTGGAAGACGGCAAGATTACCGATGATACCCGGATTCGCGAGACATTGCCTACGATTCAGTATTTGGCCGAGCAAGGCGCCAAGATTATTTTGGCGAGCCACCTGGGACGTCCGAAAGGCGAGGTGGTCGAGTCGATGCGCCTGACGCCTGCGGCGAACCGCCTGAGCGAGCTGCTCGGCAAGCCGGTCAAGAAGCTGGACGAATCGATCGGCGAGCAAGTGCAAGCGGAGATCAACCGCATGAACGACGGCGACATTGTCGTATTGGAGAACGTCCGCTTCCACAAAGGCGAAGAGAAGAACGATCCGGAACTGGCGAAGGCGTTCGCAGCGCTTGCGGACGTGTATGTGAACGACGCTTTCGGTGCAGCGCACCGGGCGCATGCTTCGACCGAAGGCATCGCGCATCATCTGCCAGCCGTATCCGGTCTGCTGATGGAGAAGGAATTGTCGGTGTTGGGCAAAGCGTTGTCCAATCCGGAACGTCCGTTCACTTCGATTATCGGCGGCTCCAAAGTCAAAGACAAAATCGACGTCATCAACAAAATGCTGGAAATCTCGGACAACGTCATTATCGGCGGAGGTCTGGCTTACACATTCTTCAAGGCGCAAGGCTACGAGATTGGCCAATCGCTGTGCGACAACGAGAAGCTGGATGTCGCGCTTGGCTTCATCGAGAAGGCGAAGCAGCTCGGCAAGAATTTCTACCTGCCGGTCGATATCGTCGTATCGGATGATTTCAGCGCCGATGCCAACACGAAGATCGTCGCTATCGACGAGATCCCGGCGGATTGGGAAGGTATCGACATCGGACCGAAGACGCGTGAGATCTATGCGGATGTCATCAAGAACTCCAAGTTGATCGTATGGAACGGACCAATGGGCGTGTTCGAGATTGAACCGTTCTCTCACGGAACGCGCGCGGTCGCTCAGGCTTGCGCAGAGACCGAAGGATATACGGTCATCGGCGGCGGCGACTCCGCGGCAGCGGTAGAGAAGTTCCATCTGAAAGACAAGATGGATCATATCTCGACTGGCGGCGGCGCGTCCCTCGAATTCATGGAAGGCAAGCAGTTGCCTGGCGTAGTGGCATTGAACGATAAGTAA
- the tpiA gene encoding triose-phosphate isomerase — MRQPIIAGNWKMFKTVPEAVAFIQDVKGKAEVEGVESVICAPFTNLPALVEAAKGTSIKIGAQNLHFEDSGAFTGEISGAMLKDLGVDYVIIGHSERRAYFAETDEIVNKKMHAAFRHGLTPIVCVGESLEEREAGKTNDVCKVQTEAAFQGLSAEQAKTVVIAYEPIWAIGTGKSSTAQDANDSISYIRSVVAGLYNEEVAQAVRIQYGGSVKPENVREYMGASDIDGALVGGASLQPGSYIQLVEGAK, encoded by the coding sequence GTGAGACAACCGATTATTGCAGGGAACTGGAAAATGTTCAAAACGGTCCCGGAAGCCGTCGCTTTCATTCAAGACGTGAAAGGGAAGGCGGAAGTAGAAGGCGTAGAAAGCGTCATCTGCGCACCGTTCACGAACTTGCCGGCTTTGGTAGAAGCAGCGAAGGGCACATCCATCAAGATTGGCGCGCAGAACCTTCATTTTGAGGATTCCGGCGCATTCACCGGGGAGATCAGCGGTGCGATGCTGAAAGACCTCGGCGTAGATTATGTCATTATCGGTCACTCCGAGCGCCGCGCGTACTTCGCGGAGACGGACGAGATCGTGAATAAGAAGATGCATGCCGCGTTCCGGCATGGCCTGACGCCTATCGTCTGCGTCGGCGAGTCGCTGGAAGAGCGCGAAGCCGGCAAGACGAACGACGTGTGCAAAGTGCAGACGGAAGCGGCGTTCCAAGGTCTGTCCGCGGAGCAGGCGAAGACTGTCGTCATCGCTTATGAGCCAATCTGGGCGATCGGCACGGGCAAATCTTCGACGGCTCAAGATGCAAATGACTCGATCAGCTACATCCGCAGCGTCGTCGCCGGCTTGTACAATGAGGAAGTGGCGCAAGCGGTCCGCATTCAGTACGGCGGAAGCGTGAAGCCAGAGAATGTTCGCGAATATATGGGAGCGAGCGATATTGACGGCGCATTGGTAGGCGGCGCCAGCTTGCAGCCGGGTTCGTACATTCAACTGGTGGAAGGGGCGAAGTAA
- the gpmI gene encoding 2,3-bisphosphoglycerate-independent phosphoglycerate mutase, whose amino-acid sequence MSAPRPVALIIMDGFGLRNVTEGNAVAQAKKPNYDRYMNTYPHTTLTACGEAVGLPEGQMGNSEVGHLNIGAGRIVYQDLTRITKSIREGEFFENETLLGAVNHAKANDTALHLYGLLSDGGVHSHINHTLAMLEMAAKAGLTKVYVHAFLDGRDVAPDSAIGYIERLQAKIDELGVGRIATVQGRYYAMDRDKRWERTEKSYRAMVYGDGPRYRDPLQAVKESYEQSVFDEFVMPTVIVDENNEPVGLVRDNDAVVFSNFRPDRAIQLSQVFTNEDFRGFDRGDQCPKNLYFVCLTLFAETVGGFVAYKPKELDNTLGEVLVQQGKKQLRIAETEKYPHVTFFFSGGRDVELPGEKRVLIASPKVATYDLKPEMSAYEVAEAAVREIESDVHDTIILNFANPDMVGHSGKLEPTIKAVEATDECMGRVVEAVLAKGGVCLITADHGNADMVFDEEGRPFTAHTTNPVPFIVTAKDVELREGGILADIAPTILDLMQLPKPEEMTGTSLIDKK is encoded by the coding sequence ATGTCTGCACCTAGACCTGTAGCTCTGATTATTATGGACGGCTTCGGACTGCGCAACGTGACGGAAGGCAATGCAGTCGCGCAGGCGAAGAAGCCGAATTACGATCGTTATATGAATACGTACCCGCATACGACCCTAACCGCCTGCGGTGAAGCGGTCGGTCTGCCGGAAGGCCAGATGGGCAACTCCGAAGTGGGCCATCTGAACATCGGTGCAGGCCGTATCGTCTATCAAGATCTGACCCGGATTACGAAATCGATTCGCGAAGGGGAGTTCTTCGAGAACGAGACGCTGCTCGGGGCCGTCAATCATGCGAAAGCGAACGATACCGCGCTTCATCTGTACGGCCTGCTGTCGGACGGCGGCGTGCACAGTCATATCAACCATACGCTCGCTATGCTGGAAATGGCTGCGAAGGCCGGCTTGACGAAGGTCTATGTTCATGCCTTCCTCGATGGCCGCGACGTCGCGCCGGACAGTGCGATCGGTTATATCGAGCGCCTGCAGGCCAAAATCGACGAGCTTGGCGTCGGCCGCATCGCAACGGTGCAAGGCCGTTACTATGCGATGGACCGCGACAAGCGCTGGGAGCGGACGGAGAAGTCGTACCGTGCGATGGTATACGGCGACGGGCCGAGATACCGCGATCCGCTGCAAGCGGTGAAGGAATCGTACGAGCAGTCGGTATTTGACGAATTCGTCATGCCGACGGTTATCGTCGACGAGAACAATGAACCGGTCGGCCTCGTGCGCGACAACGACGCGGTCGTGTTCTCGAACTTCCGTCCGGACCGGGCGATTCAATTGTCTCAGGTGTTCACGAACGAGGATTTCCGCGGCTTCGACCGGGGAGACCAATGCCCGAAAAACCTGTACTTCGTCTGCTTGACGTTGTTCGCGGAGACCGTCGGGGGATTCGTGGCGTACAAGCCGAAGGAGCTTGATAACACGCTTGGCGAAGTGCTTGTCCAGCAGGGCAAGAAGCAGCTTCGCATCGCCGAGACGGAGAAGTATCCGCACGTGACGTTCTTCTTCAGCGGCGGCCGCGACGTCGAGCTTCCGGGCGAGAAGCGCGTTCTGATCGCTTCGCCTAAGGTCGCGACCTACGACCTGAAGCCGGAAATGAGCGCGTATGAGGTGGCGGAAGCGGCTGTGCGCGAGATTGAATCGGATGTGCATGACACGATCATTCTCAACTTCGCCAACCCGGACATGGTCGGGCACAGCGGCAAGCTGGAGCCAACGATCAAGGCGGTCGAGGCGACGGATGAATGCATGGGCCGCGTCGTCGAAGCGGTACTGGCTAAGGGCGGTGTCTGCCTCATTACGGCGGATCACGGCAATGCCGATATGGTGTTCGACGAAGAAGGCCGTCCATTCACGGCGCATACGACGAATCCGGTGCCGTTCATCGTCACCGCGAAGGACGTCGAGCTGCGCGAAGGCGGCATCCTGGCCGACATCGCGCCGACGATTCTCGATCTGATGCAGCTGCCGAAGCCGGAAGAAATGACTGGGACTTCGTTAATTGACAAGAAATAA
- the eno gene encoding phosphopyruvate hydratase has product MTMIMDVYAREVLDSRGNPTVEVEVKLESGGFGHAIVPSGASTGAHEAVELRDGDKGRYLGKGVENAVKNVNEIIAPEIIGMDALDQVLIDRTMIELDGTPNKGKLGANAILAVSMAVARAAAHALDMPLYTYLGGFNAKQLPVPMMNIINGGEHADNNVDVQEFMILPVGAPNFKEALRMGAEIFHNLKSVLKSKGLNTAVGDEGGFAPNLGSNEEAIQIIIEAIEKAGYKPGEEVFLGMDVASTEFYKDGKYTLAGEGKSFTSAEFVDLLASWVDKYPILTIEDGCSEDDWDGWKLLTDKLGGKVQLVGDDLFVTNTERLATGIEKGIGNSILIKVNQIGTLTETFDAIEMAKRAGYTAVISHRSGESEDSTIADIAVATNAGQIKTGAPSRTDRVAKYNQLLRIEDNLGTTSRYDGLKSFYNLKK; this is encoded by the coding sequence ATGACGATGATTATGGACGTATACGCACGCGAAGTGCTTGATTCCCGCGGCAACCCTACAGTAGAAGTCGAAGTAAAGCTTGAGTCCGGCGGCTTCGGCCATGCGATCGTGCCATCCGGCGCATCGACTGGCGCGCATGAAGCGGTTGAGCTTCGCGACGGCGACAAAGGCCGTTACCTCGGCAAAGGCGTGGAAAACGCCGTGAAAAACGTAAACGAAATTATCGCTCCTGAAATTATCGGCATGGACGCGCTGGATCAAGTCTTGATCGACCGCACCATGATCGAACTGGACGGCACGCCGAACAAAGGCAAGCTGGGCGCTAACGCGATCCTGGCGGTATCGATGGCGGTAGCCCGCGCTGCGGCGCATGCGCTTGATATGCCTCTCTACACTTACCTGGGCGGATTCAACGCGAAGCAGCTGCCTGTGCCGATGATGAACATCATCAATGGCGGCGAGCATGCGGACAACAACGTAGACGTGCAAGAGTTCATGATTCTGCCTGTTGGCGCTCCTAACTTCAAAGAAGCGCTTCGCATGGGTGCGGAAATTTTCCATAACCTGAAATCGGTATTGAAATCCAAAGGCCTGAACACTGCAGTAGGTGACGAAGGCGGCTTCGCGCCGAACCTCGGTTCGAACGAAGAAGCTATCCAAATCATCATCGAAGCCATCGAAAAAGCAGGCTACAAACCAGGCGAAGAAGTATTCCTGGGTATGGACGTCGCTTCCACCGAGTTCTACAAAGACGGCAAATACACGTTGGCTGGCGAAGGCAAATCCTTCACATCCGCTGAATTCGTTGACTTGCTCGCTTCTTGGGTAGACAAATATCCTATCCTCACGATCGAAGACGGCTGCTCCGAAGACGATTGGGATGGTTGGAAATTGCTCACTGACAAGCTGGGCGGCAAAGTGCAGCTTGTCGGCGACGACCTGTTCGTAACGAACACCGAGCGTCTGGCTACCGGTATTGAAAAAGGCATCGGCAACTCCATCTTGATCAAAGTGAACCAAATCGGTACGCTTACCGAAACGTTCGATGCGATCGAAATGGCGAAGCGTGCAGGCTACACAGCGGTTATCTCTCACCGTTCCGGCGAATCCGAAGACAGCACGATTGCCGACATCGCTGTGGCAACGAACGCTGGTCAAATCAAAACGGGCGCACCTTCCCGTACGGACCGCGTAGCGAAGTACAACCAATTGCTCCGCATCGAGGACAACCTGGGCACAACTTCCCGCTACGACGGCCTGAAGTCGTTCTACAACCTGAAAAAATAA
- a CDS encoding PadR family transcriptional regulator: MKEIIQFKKGVLGLCVMVLINQRDRYGFELAQQISKHVEVAEGALYPVLRRMVADGHCTTYLQESTEGPPRKYYKLTPAGKAYMMELVSEWEKFVDGVQRLLDTAADGDQEPDNEDNGEAVRAEAEGNV, translated from the coding sequence TTGAAGGAAATTATTCAGTTCAAAAAAGGCGTGCTCGGCTTGTGCGTGATGGTGCTGATCAATCAGCGCGATCGGTACGGCTTCGAGCTCGCGCAGCAAATATCGAAGCATGTAGAGGTAGCGGAAGGGGCGCTCTACCCCGTACTTCGCCGCATGGTCGCGGATGGGCACTGCACGACCTACCTGCAGGAGTCCACGGAAGGACCGCCGCGCAAATATTATAAGCTGACCCCTGCCGGCAAGGCGTACATGATGGAGCTGGTCAGCGAATGGGAGAAGTTCGTCGACGGCGTGCAAAGGCTATTGGACACGGCTGCCGATGGAGACCAGGAGCCGGATAACGAAGACAACGGCGAGGCCGTTCGCGCAGAGGCGGAAGGGAATGTTTGA
- a CDS encoding DUF1700 domain-containing protein: MHKEYFLLKLKYGLMSLPAEDRDEILAEYSAHFAFGEQQGRTEEEIARELGDPEELAVELLGARDEEDSGGNEGLADQPAGFYRPDMHWGPDMQGAGYGPHGGQHDVPHGTPHGTSHGTPHGTPHGTPPMPPPMYDMPYRDGYGPPPRSAISIIGAIFSCFFAVPLLIAGWGLCVSLACAAFVLLIAPLLYLLKLAFGGTFYGAEMSIMFIMFGIGIFMIQGIGMLFRAYGRLNRIYFQWVAGRERR, from the coding sequence GTGCATAAAGAGTATTTTTTATTAAAGCTGAAGTATGGATTGATGTCGCTCCCGGCTGAAGATAGAGATGAGATTTTAGCGGAATACAGCGCCCATTTCGCATTCGGCGAGCAGCAAGGGCGGACGGAAGAAGAGATTGCGAGGGAACTCGGCGATCCGGAAGAACTGGCGGTCGAGCTGCTGGGTGCCCGGGATGAGGAGGACTCTGGAGGGAACGAAGGCTTGGCAGACCAGCCTGCGGGCTTCTACCGGCCTGATATGCACTGGGGTCCGGACATGCAGGGGGCAGGCTACGGCCCGCATGGCGGGCAGCATGATGTGCCGCATGGAACACCGCACGGAACGTCACACGGGACACCGCACGGAACGCCGCATGGAACACCGCCTATGCCGCCGCCGATGTATGATATGCCTTACAGGGACGGGTATGGCCCTCCACCGAGAAGCGCGATCAGCATTATCGGCGCTATCTTCTCTTGTTTTTTCGCGGTTCCGCTGCTTATCGCCGGATGGGGATTATGCGTTAGCCTGGCTTGCGCTGCATTCGTTCTGTTGATTGCTCCGCTGCTGTATTTGTTGAAGCTGGCCTTCGGGGGAACCTTCTACGGAGCGGAAATGTCCATCATGTTCATCATGTTCGGCATCGGGATTTTCATGATTCAGGGCATTGGTATGTTGTTCCGCGCCTATGGCCGCCTGAATCGAATTTATTTCCAATGGGTTGCAGGAAGGGAGAGAAGATAG
- a CDS encoding DUF4097 family beta strand repeat-containing protein — protein MNKFIMNMVGIGCIAAGVLGLFAFGTETLTTSQLPHYEYTIEAGTDLRRIELEGDRGDIQVNWMFDGGNTIEINGQAPDKVISNLSEAKVSNGTLVLDYRTREPERWINFGINTQSQKHEITIHATETQVLERLKANVAMGTFTISGGRVDELEANSNLGGVIVKQLQGKRVKLSSDAGSVLAEDVDAVIDASSSLGQVKLLRTTQSVTAKADAGSIVIDQKEPHPITASSNLGSIKISVSPQFDGVYDLRTNLGDIDAPDSKMKSDMVIRARADLGEITIVEK, from the coding sequence ATGAATAAGTTCATTATGAACATGGTCGGAATAGGCTGCATTGCCGCCGGAGTATTAGGTTTATTTGCATTCGGGACCGAGACGTTAACTACTTCCCAACTCCCGCATTATGAATATACGATCGAAGCCGGAACGGATTTGAGGCGGATCGAGCTGGAAGGCGACCGCGGCGATATTCAGGTCAATTGGATGTTCGACGGGGGGAACACCATCGAGATCAACGGGCAGGCTCCGGATAAGGTGATATCCAACCTGAGCGAGGCGAAGGTGAGCAATGGAACGCTGGTGCTCGACTATCGAACCAGAGAACCGGAGCGATGGATTAATTTCGGCATCAACACGCAAAGTCAGAAGCATGAAATCACGATTCATGCGACGGAGACCCAGGTACTGGAGCGTCTGAAGGCTAATGTGGCCATGGGAACATTTACAATCTCCGGCGGCAGGGTAGATGAACTGGAGGCGAACAGCAATCTCGGGGGAGTCATTGTGAAGCAGCTGCAGGGGAAACGAGTGAAGCTCTCCTCGGACGCCGGCTCGGTGCTGGCGGAGGACGTGGATGCGGTGATCGATGCCAGTTCCTCTCTCGGCCAGGTCAAGCTGCTGCGTACGACCCAATCCGTCACGGCCAAGGCAGATGCCGGCAGTATCGTCATCGATCAGAAGGAACCGCATCCGATAACGGCCAGCAGCAATCTTGGCAGCATCAAAATATCGGTATCGCCTCAATTCGACGGCGTGTATGATCTGCGCACGAATCTGGGAGATATCGACGCGCCGGATTCGAAAATGAAAAGCGATATGGTGATTCGGGCCAGAGCGGATCTTGGGGAGATTACCATTGTCGAAAAATAG
- the pdxK gene encoding pyridoxine/pyridoxal/pyridoxamine kinase: MKPIQKVLTLAGSDSSGGAGIQADLKTFQERGVYGMTALTTIVTMDPDDSWAHRVFPIELSTIEEQLKTILSVGIQGMKTGMLGSIDIIELAARTMEKHHIPNVVVDPVMVCKGADEALHPETNDALRDILVPKATVVTPNLFEASQLAGMAPIRSLDEMKQAAALIHEKGAKYVLVKGGSKIGLPTSVDVLYDGADFELLEAEVIDTTFTHGAGCTYSAAIAAELAKGHSVRDSVHTAKRFITEAIRHSFRLNQYVGPVRHNALRQVQHGEQE; encoded by the coding sequence ATGAAACCGATTCAGAAAGTACTCACATTGGCAGGCTCTGATTCCAGCGGGGGCGCAGGCATTCAAGCCGATTTGAAGACGTTCCAGGAACGCGGTGTATACGGCATGACCGCGCTTACGACGATTGTGACGATGGACCCGGACGACTCTTGGGCGCACCGCGTCTTCCCGATCGAGCTGTCGACAATAGAAGAACAGTTGAAGACGATCCTGAGCGTAGGCATTCAAGGCATGAAGACGGGAATGCTGGGTTCGATTGATATCATTGAATTGGCTGCGCGGACGATGGAGAAGCATCACATTCCGAATGTGGTCGTAGACCCGGTCATGGTCTGCAAAGGAGCGGATGAAGCTCTGCATCCGGAGACGAATGACGCGCTGCGTGACATTCTTGTTCCGAAGGCGACTGTCGTTACGCCGAATCTGTTCGAAGCCTCGCAATTGGCAGGCATGGCTCCGATCCGTTCGCTGGACGAGATGAAGCAGGCGGCGGCTCTGATCCATGAGAAAGGCGCCAAGTATGTGCTCGTGAAGGGCGGCTCCAAAATTGGCCTGCCGACCTCGGTCGATGTGCTCTATGATGGAGCGGACTTCGAGCTGCTGGAGGCGGAAGTCATCGACACCACCTTCACGCACGGCGCAGGCTGCACGTATTCGGCCGCGATTGCCGCCGAGCTGGCGAAGGGCCATTCGGTGCGCGACAGTGTCCATACGGCGAAGCGGTTCATTACGGAAGCGATCCGCCATTCGTTCCGCCTGAACCAGTATGTCGGACCGGTTCGGCATAATGCGCTGCGCCAGGTCCAGCACGGCGAGCAGGAGTAA